Within the Gadus chalcogrammus isolate NIFS_2021 chromosome 15, NIFS_Gcha_1.0, whole genome shotgun sequence genome, the region CAGGCACCCAGGGGTGTTCAACCCCTCTCGGCGCCGTCCCTCGCCGGGAGAGCGGTCGTATTGATCGCCACATCTGGCCAGCCTTCTTCCATTGCCAGGACCCATAATGCGTCTGGAGGCTGGCCAGCCATGCTGAAAGGCATTCTGGGAGGTCATCCGCAGTCACAGCGGCCCTGGGGTTTGATAACAggctgtgggggggcggggtgggggggcagcaaTCTGTCGTCGGGCCGGGCCAATCATCTCTCAACCGGGGGATCGCGCATCCGAGTTCATGCTGGCGACCTTTGACCCCGCGACCCGAGCACATAGTTcaatggggaggggagggtcggACGCGGCGCTCCTGCTGGGCGTGGGTCGGCACCAGGACCCCGAGGCCAGCGTGATACGCCCGGAGGCAAACCCCCGAGCCTGTGAGGTCCACCGGTTCATATCCTGCGCGGCTTTGCCAAAGAAAAAACTGGAGCAGAAGATCTGGCGGTGCCCACTCATACACAGACAGGAGGCGGGCCGTTGGGCTGCCCGATGACGGCGGTTATAGAGGCATTACCAAGACGTCATTATTATCCTCATTATAACGTCGTCATCACGAGCACTTCTCTGAGATTGCCGTACAAATCGCCTTACCCAGCCAGGGTGGGCCATGGGACATTACAGGGGACCTTAATTCATTGATAACGTTTGCGTGATTACAAAACAGCCACACTTACAGCAGATGTTGATGGTATTCCAGGAAAAACATCTTTCATCATTTTTTTGTGCGTAATCTCTTCCAGGGGACTCCCGGAGTACCAGGACTTCCAGGGGTGACAGGAAGAACGGGTTCCCCAGTAAGCAgcacccccctccctgtccagcccccagacacacgcacagaaacacaaacacacaaacacacaaacacaatcaatgCTCTTCATGATTACCGGCTATAATCCAGCTATGACTTTCCTTGTGTTTTACAATGTGTTTGTGACTCTTCCTTGGTCTTCTGATTACAGGGGATTATGGGCCGGTCTGGTCCCGGGGGTCAAAGTGGATCAAAAGGGGACAAGGTAGTTCCTTGTATTCTTTGTTCTCCATCCCATACATGCAATGGATTGATGAGCCCATTATATGTTTGCCAATAACGTCCCATGGGCTAATGTACCCAGCAAAAAAGGCTAAACTGGGTTAATATGTAAACAATGAGCCATTGTCTccatatttaatgttttattggAAAGGTTGTTAATTGTTCTGTTAAGGGCTTTCTGCAGTCATTTAGCTGACCGCAGTAAAAGAAAATGCTCTATGATATAATCCTCTTTTTTTATCCTTTTCTTTTACAGCAGGGATCAAATCTTTAAATCATACTTAGTGTGCATCACTGCCTGATAACGCAGATCTATCTGTGGGCTCGGCTGTGATTAAGAATCTCTGTGCACCAATGGTctttaatggtgtgtgtgtgtgcgtgtgtgtgtgtgtgtgtgtgtgtgtgtgtgtgtgtgtgtgtgtgtgtgtgtttgtttgtgtgtgtgtttcaggggacTGAAGGCCAAACGGGCCGACCAGGACTTCCTGGGCCTCCCGtgagttcctcctcctcctcctcctcctcctcctcctcctccccccccccctctatcacCTCTCACAGTCACCTCCAATCAcctcccactctcctcctccactcatcTCCTCCactcatctcctccccctctcctcctccactcatctccacccctcacacccaccaccacctccccctctcctcctcctccccccccttcacctcccttCACAGGGCCTCGCGTTCACAATCCTCCCCAGTGTTCAGACTCCACTATAGTCCGTCAGGAGGCATTCAAAAAAACGCAGGAAAAGTCCCgcaggaaccccccccccccatcatgaCAGAGACCACCCATGTCATCTGCTCAGACCTCCCAGCGGCGCTGCCACCGGTGAGGGCAAGTCGCCGAGCGGTCCGCGGCCGAGGTTCGAGGGCTCGGAAGCGTCCCCCGCGAGACACGCGTCACTTTGACTGCTGATCAAACATTTAAATGTGACGCTCGAGGGATCCTCTCTGACGCGAGCGCCTTTGAACGCTGGGGCTCAAAGGCGCTCGCGTCTTCCCCCCGCGTTGCTTGCCGCCGCTGCATTTCCCGCCTAAACGTCCGCGCACCAAAACCTCCGGCCGGCTTTCACGGCGTTAAGTGTCGTGGGAGATCAAACCAGCGCTGATGAACAAGTATAAACATGATGAGATGGGGGACACCTGCAGGCCGGCAGTAAATCTCCACCGATACCTTTAAAAGGCCAATGAGTAAGCACTTTCAAAGGCGTATCTATAATTCATCAGGCATCTCCTTGAACctgctttgccccccccccccctttcactaACACCACCGCTACCACCTCAacctcgaacacacacacacacacacacaggcccgcaacacacacacacgcctggtCTCATAAACTGCCGTCAGGGAGGATGGGAGACAGGTCAGCGGCCTGAAAAGGCCACAGGCATTCAGCGGATTTCAAATGAGAACcttgactctctctccccccatctctctctcgctctgtctctctctatctctctctctgtctctctctctctctctctctctctttcgctctctctctctccctctctctccctccctctctctctctctttctccctctctctctctctccctctctgtctctctctctcttttgctctctctctccctccctctctctctctctctctctctctctctctctctctctctctctctctctctctctctctcatgtcctGCTCATTTTAACAATgaacaggagggggggagaggttgCTTGACTTTTAGCGAAGGGCTTCAAGGTCTTTCGCCCCGGTTACATCCAACCGGTGTCGCTCAAATGGACACGTTGCTTTTACCCGTCTACCCTTTAGTCGGCCTTACTAGTTACACAAATCAGACTCTAGATCTTTCATCTTAAGTCTGATGGCCGACAAGCTCCAACCAATCAATCACATGAAGTGATGTCTTTCACTTCATATTTTTTTCGACCAATGTtgttgctgggggggggggggggggggggggggatctgtgtgCGGGTAACTGGCTGACAGCAAACACTAACTCGCCCAGCGGTGGTTAAATATTGCAAAGATGTCTgttaaggtttcaaatcaaaacCGTGTGTAGACTGACCACTGTAGGAATAGTACAAATCCCCATCTGAAAGCCTCATCCACTCTCGCCAATGAGTTTCTGTTCGGTAGAATTTTGCCGAAACTAATCAGGAATTAAGGCCTAACTCCGCCCCTTTTCGGTTTTTGGTTTCCTGCCCGGACCCTGTGCTGTCTCCCCCCAGAACATAGTAGAACTGCCGTGTCCTAGATTAGCCTTAtccatatgtacacacacacacacacacacacacacacacacacacacacacacgcacacacacgcacacacacacacacacacacacacacacacacacacacacacacacacacacacacacacacaaaaccagtcAAACCACTTATTTTGCTGGGTCTTTCACTTCGCTGTGTCTAAACCACGCGGCCGCTGAGCTATCGATCTCCCCCTGTGAGTGTCAACGAGGTTAAAGAGAGGGAAAAgcgaccccctcccctcccacccccccccccccacacacacacacacacacacacacacacacacacctcatcgctTTACTTTCTATTAAGTTGCATTGAGAGCACaatcccagtgtgtgtgcgtctgagcgCCTGGGTCGGCCTCTCAGCACCCCCTCATTGTGTTTCAGGGTGTTCCCATTGTGGAGGGGAACGGGATGAGCAGCCTCTACAAGCTCCAGGTAAAGACTTCTCTTCAAACTAAATGACTTCTGTCGCGTAGCGCCTTTAAAGCGCCGCACACTGCCCCTCTTACGACGGCGACGGAGCAGAACAGAAAGCCTGTAGCCCGCCAGTCGCGTCAGAAATGTTTGAGGCacgatttttttcttttgtgtgttgtgcgtggcGGGAATTGTTCCTGGGGAATTGGAACAGCGCCCCCGTGCGCTTATGGCGTATTCTGTGATGAAATAAAACACGCCGTACCTTTCACAGAGCGGCGGGGCCGTCCTGGGACCCCCCGGAGCGCCCGGTGCACCGGTAAGAAccactcttttttttgttttcgaaCCCGAAGCGAATTGAGCGCCGGGAATGGGAAGTGGTGTGCGTGAGGCGCCTTAACGACAGGTGTTTGTGGCTCGTTTGGcatcgctgtctctctctccacccctacCGCCGGCAACCCTTtaaccccttctccctctcccagcgCGGCAATCACTCACAGTCAATGACAGAGGATCGCTGGTCGAGGCtataagtggtgtgtgtgtgtgtgtgtctgtgtgtgtgtgtgtgtgtgtgtgtgtgtgtgtgtgtgtgtgtgtgtgtgtgtgtgtgtgtgtgtgtgtgtgtgtgtgtgtgtgtgtgtgtgtgtgtgtgtgtgtgtgtgtgtgtgtgtgtgtgagcggccCCGGGGCAACACACTGTATCATGAAGGGGGTCAGAGACCTGGCCCCCTGTAGTTGCCTATGGGTTGGACTAGCCCACTGACCACCTATACCAACCTCTACCTCGTATGCACactcaaccagacacacacatgggcgtgcgcacacacacacacacagcatacgcactcacacacactctgtcactGACGGGTACACCCgtgcaaacacatatacacacacatgtgcacatgcacatacacacacatgcatgtgattgtgcacacacacttcacacaaagacagagaataacagtcgcacgcacacacacaaacaaacaaacacacacatcctttcttGTCAGACACCGTTGTGCAATCTGAGGGAGACAACCTCTCTGCAGGGAGGgagcatatctctctctctctctctctctctctctctcgtctctgtctctgtctctctctctatcttctctctttccactctctatttctctctccctcccctctctctctctctctctctctcttccttctctctctctctctctctgtctctctctgtcctgttctctctctctctctctctctcttctctctctctctctctctctctctctctctctctctctctctctctctctctctctttcactctctccaccaccacaatcAACACTTTAGCTCaagtatataaaataaataaacagataaCGTGAAGTAAGCACTGCAATCTCGCGGGTGGGTCTGAAGGAGCACGCTGGGCTCTCAGCAGGCTGGGGGcccggggagagaggggcggcCCTGCCCAGCCTACCGCCCCTCCCTGCCGGGCTGGGGTGGAGCGTCTGCTGATGAAGGAGGGCTGAGTGCCGCGGTCGGGTTCAGATGGGACATTAAGCCCCATTGTTCAGCCTGATTCAATGGAGGAAAGGTTATTGAGCAATTATTATGTGGATTGTTGTTGCTAATGGaaattacatacatacatatatatatatatatatatatatatatatatatatttatatagatatataattgAAAGCAAAAGCTTTTATATTATTCATACTCTGTGGTGGCCGTATTGTATCGAGCCAGCTCTCCATTTGGAGCAGGGATTGGATTGTGTACGTGAAGGTGTCACACACGTCTCGCTTCAGCTCATCATACCTCAGTGATTAGAGTAATATATATGCATTAAAATAGCGGAGAACGTACCGGTCATTTATTCCATGCAGTGTTTGCGGTTCAGCTTTGCCACTTTATACAGTTTATGACATTTTATTCCACCGTTTTTTCCACCGTTTTACTCCTGGGGTCTTCTGTTTCccgtcactctctcccccccctctctctcctctcccagggtCCCAAAGGAGACGACGGCATCGTGGTGAGTGGCTCATTTCCATTCTCCGAATATCTTATCTCTCTCCAATACagttcctccacccccccctccccctccccccccccagacctgtCTCCCAGACAACACAGAGGATGGAGTAGCACAATCTAGATCGGTCCATTCCCagcatcccctccccccctccccccctccccctacttccccccctccccccctcccccccccctccccacatatACCGTTACCAAACCacaagtcaacacacacacacacacacacacacacccacccactcgATAGAAACTCCCAACATACAAACAAGGAGCAGGAAGAATGATCATAACCCAGGCCCCCGTGTTCCATTACCCAGAAGCCCCGTCTGCGCTCTGTCGCCCGGCTGCGGCGCCGCGTGTCCACGGGCGGCGACCTGGAAACAATACGGCGCCGTTTGGCGTCAACAGGAATTCTTCATCCTCACGGGGCCAATTGCATTTTTTATTGTTCCGTCCGCCCGGTGATTTTTCAACCCGCGATGttaatttgacattttaataaattgtgCGGGGCCGCGGCGAAAAACCAGCGGCTGCGGCGGAATTGCCCCGATCCGTCTCACAGCTGATCCCTCCGACGGGTGGGGCCCACGCTCCCCCCCTTAACCTCGCTCGCTTATTCATGACAATATACATGTGTGACAATTACCCGCGCGATCCGTCCGTGTCagcagcggcagcggcggcggggaaggggggggtggcACGCAGCACaccactcctcctccgccacgcTGCTGTTTAATGGCCCTTCTCCCCGCGGCTCCGGGCCACATCAGACAGATATGGGCCATCAGCCTTCCTTtcttttctcctttttctttttttttgtagtgCCGTTTTGCGTCGGCCCGCCTTGGTGTTAGCGCGCAGGCAGCCGGCGGTTTTGGTTGAActcccaatacacacacatcctgtaaGGCCGGCGGCGATGCAGACTAAAGTCGGTCTTTAGGATTCatcggtacacacacacacacacacgtgcgcgtgcgcgcacacgcaGACTCGCTTTGCACAGCACCGCGGCTTAGACGCTCTCCTTCTGGGATGACTCATTTATTGAGAAGCCGGTAATAATATTTAACTTTAAAGCCGTGCAATCTGGGCACAAAAAAAAGAGGATTCATCCCTTCCACGTGCCTGCCGTGCCTCCGGGCCCCCTTCGGTGTTAAAGATGTATTGACGGCCCAAAGATTAATGACGGTTTActtttgtagcctacactgtaCGGCCCGAGAACAGGGAAGTGGAGGACAGGAATAGCTGTAtcactttttctctttttgctAACAGCAAGGGGAAACTTGAGAGGCGTTTAATCTCAGCCTGTCCAACTAAATGGTGTGTCATCTGTCGCAGGGGGAGCCCGGCCCCATGGGATTGCCTGGGCTTGAAGGACTGCCTGGTGCGAAGGTAAGCTAACGAATGCTAACCTCCAGAGGAACGGGCTCCCGActttctcccttccccctctcgcgctccctttctctctctgtgtctcgctTTCTCTTCCACTTCACATTCTTcatttcgctctctctctctctctctctcttcgcctCTTCCTACCATCCTTCACTCTCCttcattctccctctccttctttctgCCTGCACACCGACTTCTTCtcactctttccccccccccaccccctgctcaATCTACCTCACTCTGCCTCtaccctctatctctccatctctgtcactctgtctctatctctctccctcgctctgcctctaccatctctctccctctctctctctccctctctctctctctctctctctctctctctctctctgtccctctctctttttctccctccttccctccctccctctctctctctctctctctctttctccatacCCAAATCAGATTGAGGACTGGGGAAATGTGCTTTTGTTTTACCGGAGCCCATGGCTACAAGTCCATCACCATTACTGTGCATTTTattaacatttgaaacaaacgAAGGAACACATTTGTCCAAAAGAGAAAGTCATTTTGGGATGAACTATGATTAATCGTACTTTGGCAAAGACTTTCACTTTAACCTTAGCAGAGTACTTAAAAAGCAAACGGTACATTTTTCTACTTCCCACTTCCTTCTTAACAAATGTTCTGTGTGCTATCGTCATGTTCCCACCTGGAAATAAACCAGAAGTAACTTCCTGTATCTCCCAGCCGCCCTTCATGTACTGAAATCTGCATGGCAAAGCAGCCACTGATTGACAGCGTATGACTGCCtttgtgtgatttgtgtgtgtgtgtgtgtgtttccatgtatctgtgtgtatgtgtgtgttcttgcacATGTGTTGCTGTGCGTGTGCActtttacgtgtgtgtttgtgtatgcacgcATACATGTGTGTAGACGTGTGTAAGCAGAATcatacacacttgtgtgtgtgtgtgtgtgtgtgtctgtgtgtgtgtgtgtgtgtgtgtgtgcggtgtgtgtttgtttgtaccttatgtgttgtgtgtgtctgtgtgtgtgtttctgggtttgtgtgtgtgggcgcgcgcagcctttgcgtgtgcgtctgcattCGTGTTGTGGGTGGTTGATGGTTTCAGTCTGACATCCTGCATGAATTATCCTTCAGGGGAATGTCAGAATTGTGGAACAACTACATGACAGGACGCTTGAAGAGAAAGTTGGTGGTAAAACACTTACTTTCCGGGGCTGGTTTATCTGCTAATCTATGCTAATGGCACTGGGAGTACACCCTGGAGTGAGGCTACGCTCCTGTGCTGCTAATTATGCCATCTTAATACGGTGGTAAACTTTGTCCTCAGGGTGACGTCGGTCTGCCTGGTCCCCTTGGAGTTCAAGGCCCTACAGTAAGCACAGCCTCCTCCGTTTGTTAGGATTCTCTTGTATTGATCGCCGTTAATGGATCCTCAACAGATTACCCTAAGCGCACACGCTCCGCTCTCCAGACAGAAGCACGCTAACTTATTAGCTGTCACGATACATCGACAAAGTCGGccttatgaaaataataataatgatgatgaagtTGGttttgtttgcacacacacatgctatggccccttaacactgtgtgtgtatttgtgcgcgGAAgttcgtgtgtgtgcctgtctgttgtgtgtttgtgtagtgcgttgaggtgtgtgtgtgtgtgtgtctatgtcttctGCCTTGACAGGGGGAAGCCCGGGAATGCGTGGGAAGATCCTGGGTCCTCAGGGGACGCCTGAGTGGCCAGCCAGCCTTTAACTATCTTCCAGCATGTCACTCATGCGTCTAGTCCACGTTTGCTTGACGCAGAATGACAAGCGGGGCTGCGTCTTGTGTTCTCCGACAGGGCGAGAGGGGTCCGCTCGGAGAGACGGGCTTCCCGGGGCCGGAGGGACCGCAAGGTGTTCCCGTAAGGATGCTACACCGCCACGACCCATGCGTGCTTCTTCTCTATCGTAGCATCTTAGCATGCTACGTAGCGGGCCCCCGATGCTACGATATAGGCTCAATCTCCCACACTGTGAAGTTATCCCTGTGTCGGTGAAGTGGGCATAACTCGAGGACAGTATGGGAAGAAAATGACAAACACCCAACATGAATCGGTTGTGCTGCCGCTGATtacattactgtatgtaattaCCATCATAGATGGTTTCTGTAATTTTCCCTGTAAGCAGGGAATGGAACAGTGTTCACACAGCAATCAGGATCATTATCCCACGGCTCAGCTATCTCATTAAGTGTGCAGATTACCAGGGGTGCAACAGTGCTCCTCCTTTGGaaaacagaggggggggggagctgacaCCACtgtcttttgtttgtgtttttgttcgtTGAGCAGGGAAGGCCTGGCAAAGATGGGATTCCTGGATATGAGGTGAGCTACGTTAAGTGAGTGCTTTATGTGAAACACCCCGGTTGAAAGTGCTGCACATCAGCAGAGGCGCAAAGAGATGGCACAGCAGATTTCTATCTGACCCTGGAGCTACGGCATCGCTGAGAGGACATTAAGGGCATTTGCATATTTGAGCATTTTAAACGATAACAACTAAATGGAATCCTGCAGATTTAAGGCTTTGTTGACTTTTAAGCTTCATATCTTAATTATACAGTCAATGCTTCGAGGCGATGATGAATATGTTGCTGAACTGATGGCATCAGACATTTTTCTCAAATCCGATACCTTTTGAAATGAACAAAAGCTCAAATCTGTATTCAGTATTAGCAGTATTGGCTGCTTTTAAGCCCCAGCGAAGACGACTATGAATCGCTCGCCCTTTTACAACTAGCATTCTCACCAACACATTCACAGAACGCATGAAAAGATATTCGGTATTAGCCACCATCACACAGTACTCATCTCGGCAGAACGTCTCCTGCAGCGGACACTGTTGTTTCATTTTAACAGCGCCGGCTCTAAGACTTTATCACCACCAATATCTCGAGCAACGCGGCGAGAGACCTCCCgctgttttttatttatattttcattgtCATTCATGAATACTCCTGATTATTCTTCAATCCGAATCCCGGCGTTGTCCAGAGAGACACATTGTGGATGGCAGCTCAGAGATTCGTTGTCGCTGCCCCCCCCTACAGATcagtccccaccccccccccccagctcccagcTCCCAGCtgggtcctccacctcctcctctctcttgcaGAGTCGCATCCTTTTGCGCGATGCAACAGTGCCATCTAGGAGGTGGCTTTTAACTCCATCaccacactcccccccctccctcccccccccccccccctcacactccGCTTGGCTTTGCTTCCTTCGCTCAGCATCTGTGTGGTTTAATGTACTGCTCAGGGGGGGTGgatttctcttctttctttttttttttgtgggcaaAGATGATAGATTTAAGCATCCCATCAGGCATGGGGGAATACGGAGTGGCGCAGATtaaagcaggcaggagcgaccGGCTAACACAAAGGGAGGCCCACTTTAAAACCACATCATGCCAGATTGTCTTTTGCATGGCTCCTGTAATCCCAGGAAATTGATACAAAGACGGCTCCCCGAGGTAAGGCGAAGCGTGGCGTACAGACGCGCAATGAGGAGTGACAGCAAAGCTATTGGTAGACAGGAGACGTAGTGACACGGAGCCTAGCGAcaggtattctctctctctctctctctctctctctctctctctctctctctctctctcggcggTGTGCTGTAGATGCAGTTGGCACTAGGCAGAAAGCCCCCTCATACGAATTAGCAGCTGGAATCTCGTGACATTGCAAAAGGGTGAAATACAATACGAGGAAAGGCGTAATTTAGGCAGTGGGAGCGTACAAACGAAAACACCAGCGGCAAGTCGGTGCATCTGCATaaacatgttttgttttgttgcctTCAGAATAGGACGACAATAAGGTAACGTGAATGGGTGTCACAGCTGCAGGGAAACGGATGAGATCCCCATGTGCCGTTGAGCCGGAGCTGAGGCCCTTCGCTATCCGCCTGCTCTGGCTCGTCGATATTGTCCACCCACAATAACCCCTTTCCCCCGTTTTCCCAGGGTGCCACAGGTAGACCGGGGGAGCGAGGTTCTAAAGGAGAACGGGTGAGgcatcgttttttgtttttttcattcttttcttccttctttttttatctatatatatatatatatatatatatatatatctggaACCATTGTTGTTGTTACGTAAAAATATCATGTGCTGAAAGCTAACGAATGAATGCTAATGAAACTTCTTCTGCTCGGTGCGAAATTTGACTAATCCTCCCGCTGCACGCAGGCACATGAGAGAAGCCTTTACAGCTCAATGCAGTTGTTCCATTGTGTGGGGAAGTCACAATTAAAGAGCTCTGTCACACCCAGACACTAATCTATTGCAAAATGGCAGTAATAGGGGATCAGAAGTAAACCTCCTAGATACACAATTTGCCTCAGATCCTCTGGAGAGGTGAGGCACAAGTGGCTTCGAAACAAAAGTGAGGGGGGAACGAGAGTTCAATGAAGTGGTGCAAGTCACAGAAAGTTCTGAAAAGATGTGTGCTGGTTGCTGAATCCAACTCCCTCCGTTCTCCTGAACCTGTACTGCTTGCCTTTTTTATAGAGTCAAACGTTCCCCACTGAACTCATGCAGGCATGGTGGAGGACGACATAATTCATTAGTAAATAATAATGTAGttgttagggtgtttgactcccagctgaaaggaaCTTGGTTAAAACCTCAATGTCTTCCTCTTACCCTAAGGCTAAATCCATAACCCCCTAATTTATAACTTTGATACATTAATAAACCCTAACATTTACTTTAGTTAATGCAGTATTAAGAATTATTtcgttgttattttattatttcataatGAGCCACTGCCACCCTTtattagttaacatgaacaccgttAGTAAATGATAACtagaccattagttaactgttagTTCATTGTTTGTTAATGCTTATTATAACATTCACCAAAGTTAATTAACGGTTAATTAACGTACCCTGTTACCAAAACGTTGACTAAACAGTAGTCGTAGAATAGTAAAACCTCGTTAGGTTCCATTGAATTAATCAGTGGTGCAGATGGGTGAcgtttgtgtgtcggtgttgACGGTCCTGCAGGGCGACCCAGGCATCCACGGAGCCACAGGAGttcagggggagaggggacggATGGGGGACCCCGGGATCATCGGACCAATGGGACCCTCGGGCCAGAGAGGAGACCCCGGACCCCCCGGTCAACTAGTAAGCCCCTCACTTTGAACCGCTGACTCATCGAGGCTAGTCAGATGCTCAACTGTTTTCCTAGCTTCCCGGTCTCCGCCGTCGTAGCCGAAGCGAATTTGTATCCGTGATTCCGACGCTgttttttttcctatttttgGAGAGCGCACGCGTGGGCGAGCGAAAGCGTAAGATCCACGGGAAAAAACAAAGCTTTGGTAAAAAGAATGTGAGGTGGCTGCTCTTGGCTTCCCACTCCTGATCAACATATACACAGGAGAAGgtcatagaggaggaggaggacaggcaaAGAGCGACAGAGATAGGGAGCGGGAGGGGGTATCAAAGGGGAAAAAATGGAGCAAGGTGTGGGAGGAATAGGAGCACACTGCGGAATATTAATATACCCCCTCTGTGTGTCAAAGACATTTACACAATCGTGTGTACAGGGATTTATGTAACAGGAGAATtccgagagagacagtgacgcAGAGAGAAATTGAAATCATACAGTCAAACGATTGATGAAGTGTACAGATATGTTTGTCACATAGGAGCCCACCACGTGGTCAGTTGTACTGTGTTCACTTTATGATCTCTCTGAGAGTTCACAGAGAGATCATAAAATAAACTAATTGTCAGTAAATACCAGATAAGAAGTTTTCATCTTATTGTTTGAAAAGTCTGGTACGTTGTCGCTCGCTTTAATCCCTATTTTCTtaattacttttcttttttaccgaacaaaaacaaaatgaaatccTTTCAACGTCATAAAAGT harbors:
- the LOC130404473 gene encoding collagen alpha-1(XIX) chain-like codes for the protein MGALLKNACSVCQTRLPGLPGQKGEKGSLGAAGVQGVEGEKGDQGVRGAMGNPGKEGPKGVKGERGFPGPTGDKGDEGTPGVPGLPGVTGRTGSPGIMGRSGPGGQSGSKGDKGTEGQTGRPGLPGPPGVPIVEGNGMSSLYKLQSGGAVLGPPGAPGAPGPKGDDGIVGEPGPMGLPGLEGLPGAKGDVGLPGPLGVQGPTVSTASSVC